The following coding sequences are from one Eleginops maclovinus isolate JMC-PN-2008 ecotype Puerto Natales chromosome 13, JC_Emac_rtc_rv5, whole genome shotgun sequence window:
- the vps72a gene encoding vacuolar protein sorting 72 homolog a isoform X1: MTLAVDREQRKTAGNRLSKLLDAEEEDDFYKTTYGGFNDESGDDEYHGEHSDTEDEVDSDFDIDEGDEPDSDKEDDAPRRKSRVVTKAYKEPIKVAKPKPKKPLEEQKKTEKVKVELKRRIPPEFQDFGETVYHSLARKSVRQSTSEHTRKTNLRLQERQDAPRRRRGAHRDRPLTQEELLAEAKITEEINIRSLENYERLEADKKKQVHKKRRFEGPTIRYHSVLMPLVSHSVLKEENVDVEGLDQDVPQTATQNPSTPSQQAAGGLCSRTYITFSTDEAFEATFQHSSQSSPPLPIQEVCPVTHKAALYRDPVTDIPYANTRAFRIIREAYRKYVAAHGFPNTSGGVTGLDSSATKSSRQKMVVKQSAMAT; the protein is encoded by the exons ATGACTCTCGCAGTGGACCGGGAGCAGAGGAAGACTGCGGGAAACCGCTTGTCAAAATTGCTGGAtgctgaagaagaggatgatTTCTACAAGACCACGTATGGAGGCTTCAACGAT GAATCAGGAGATGATGAGTATCATGGAGAACATTCAGACACAGAGGATGAGGTGGACAGCGACTTTGACATCGATGAGGGCGATGAGCCCGACAGCGACAAGGAGGATGACGCACCTCGGAGGAAAAGTCGAGTTGTTACTAAAGCATATAAG GAACCAATAAAGGTGGCAAAACCCAAACCAAAAAAACCCTTGGAGgaacagaagaaaacagagaaagtgAAAGTTGAGCTCAAAAGGAGGATCCCACCAGAGTTCCAAGACTTTGGTGAAA CTGTGTATCATTCCTTAGCACGGAAGTCTGTGAGGCAGTCCACCAGTGAGCACACCCGAAAGACAAATCTGCGCCTACAAGAGCGTCAGGATGCCCCAAGGAGGCGGAGAGGTGCTCATCGGGACCGGCCCCTTACCCAGGAAGAACTGCTGGCCGAGGCCAAAATAACGGAAGAGATCAACATCCGATCTTTAG AGAACTATGAACGTCTGGAAGCAGACAAGAAGAAACAAGTCCACAAGAAGCGGCGATTTGAAGGACCGACCATCCGTTACCATTCCGTCCTGATGCCCCTCGTTTCTCATTCGGTCCTAAAAGAAGAAAACGTGGATGTTGAAGG GTTGGATCAAGATGTCCCTCAGACTGCAACACAAAATCCCAGCACGCCATCCCAGCAGGCTGCCGGGGGCCTGTGTTCCCGTACTTATATAACATTCAGCACTGATGAAGCTTTCGAGGCGACCTTCCAACACAGCAGCCAGTCGAGTCCTCCGCTGCCCATCCAGGAGGTTTGTCCCGTTACCCACAAGGCCGCGCTGTACAGAGACCCGGTGACTGACATACCTTACGCTAACACACGAGCCTTCCGCATCATCCGAGAAGCGTACCGTAAATACGTGGCAGCTCATGGATTTCCAAACACTTCGGGTGGGGTGACGGGACTTGACTCCTCAGCAACAAAGAGCTCCCGCCAGAAAATGGTTGTCAAGCAGAGTGCTATGGCAACATAG
- the vps72a gene encoding vacuolar protein sorting 72 homolog a isoform X2 translates to MTLAVDREQRKTAGNRLSKLLDAEEEDDFYKTTYGGFNDESGDDEYHGEHSDTEDEVDSDFDIDEGDEPDSDKEDDAPRRKSRVVTKAYKEPIKVAKPKPKKPLEEQKKTEKVKVELKRRIPPEFQDFGETRKSVRQSTSEHTRKTNLRLQERQDAPRRRRGAHRDRPLTQEELLAEAKITEEINIRSLENYERLEADKKKQVHKKRRFEGPTIRYHSVLMPLVSHSVLKEENVDVEGLDQDVPQTATQNPSTPSQQAAGGLCSRTYITFSTDEAFEATFQHSSQSSPPLPIQEVCPVTHKAALYRDPVTDIPYANTRAFRIIREAYRKYVAAHGFPNTSGGVTGLDSSATKSSRQKMVVKQSAMAT, encoded by the exons ATGACTCTCGCAGTGGACCGGGAGCAGAGGAAGACTGCGGGAAACCGCTTGTCAAAATTGCTGGAtgctgaagaagaggatgatTTCTACAAGACCACGTATGGAGGCTTCAACGAT GAATCAGGAGATGATGAGTATCATGGAGAACATTCAGACACAGAGGATGAGGTGGACAGCGACTTTGACATCGATGAGGGCGATGAGCCCGACAGCGACAAGGAGGATGACGCACCTCGGAGGAAAAGTCGAGTTGTTACTAAAGCATATAAG GAACCAATAAAGGTGGCAAAACCCAAACCAAAAAAACCCTTGGAGgaacagaagaaaacagagaaagtgAAAGTTGAGCTCAAAAGGAGGATCCCACCAGAGTTCCAAGACTTTGGTGAAA CACGGAAGTCTGTGAGGCAGTCCACCAGTGAGCACACCCGAAAGACAAATCTGCGCCTACAAGAGCGTCAGGATGCCCCAAGGAGGCGGAGAGGTGCTCATCGGGACCGGCCCCTTACCCAGGAAGAACTGCTGGCCGAGGCCAAAATAACGGAAGAGATCAACATCCGATCTTTAG AGAACTATGAACGTCTGGAAGCAGACAAGAAGAAACAAGTCCACAAGAAGCGGCGATTTGAAGGACCGACCATCCGTTACCATTCCGTCCTGATGCCCCTCGTTTCTCATTCGGTCCTAAAAGAAGAAAACGTGGATGTTGAAGG GTTGGATCAAGATGTCCCTCAGACTGCAACACAAAATCCCAGCACGCCATCCCAGCAGGCTGCCGGGGGCCTGTGTTCCCGTACTTATATAACATTCAGCACTGATGAAGCTTTCGAGGCGACCTTCCAACACAGCAGCCAGTCGAGTCCTCCGCTGCCCATCCAGGAGGTTTGTCCCGTTACCCACAAGGCCGCGCTGTACAGAGACCCGGTGACTGACATACCTTACGCTAACACACGAGCCTTCCGCATCATCCGAGAAGCGTACCGTAAATACGTGGCAGCTCATGGATTTCCAAACACTTCGGGTGGGGTGACGGGACTTGACTCCTCAGCAACAAAGAGCTCCCGCCAGAAAATGGTTGTCAAGCAGAGTGCTATGGCAACATAG
- the LOC134874584 gene encoding leucine-rich repeat and immunoglobulin-like domain-containing nogo receptor-interacting protein 1 — MFEAIAVHQWLGCAALFLLAAGVAISSETRRSCPQPCRCNSVLQEVNCSDGQLTTVPNILPQNTKLLNLTHNKIKSLVPQQFQTLTQLLDLDLSDNIMVLIEVEAFLGLQSIITLRLARNHLKIIHVGAFDGLPKLKLLDISSNEILVFLDFTFRDLTALQFIIAADNDLVFISHRAFTGLTSLQELRLDGCNFTAVPTEALSQLGGLRILHFHRFGLTTLPNYAFRQLEHLKELVISHCCLENLSGNSLFGLNLTSLTLRHCNLSAVPYTPLHHLVYLVYLDLSFNPITYIHGNLFGELLRLQELHLVGGSLLRIDIGAFRDLANFKLLNVSRNLLTTLEAGAFHSVDTLRNLGLDNNPLTCDCRLLWMVRRQLYLEFGGNPPSCRTSVQLQGWYFLDFTGAELPGLLTCRQPRILNRKPQEVRVDQGHTVVFYCNAEGDPVPSVTWISPQLKPLSPIGRIRALSNGSLEVRYAQPQDSGAYFCVASNAAGNDSMPVSLHVRAFPASSKKTLRLKGWFSFPSASPGVSGNQNIPFDVKTLLVAATIGFLSFFSSVSVCFIFMLLWSKSKGQIKHTATIAYVPRSALSSSNGGKGNYMETSRFTMKLI, encoded by the coding sequence ATGTTTGAGGCGATTGCTGTCCACCAATGGCTGGGCTGTGCAGCCCTCTTCCTGTTGGCAGCGGGGGTGGCCATCTCATCTGAAACCCGCCGGTCGTGTCCACAGCCCTGCCGCTGCAACTCCGTGCTGCAGGAGGTGAACTGCTCTGATGGACAACTCACTACAGTGCCCAACATTCTCCCACAAAATACTAAATTACTCAACTTAACACATAATAAGATCAAGTCTCTGGTGCCGCAGCAATTCCAGACTTTGACACAACTTTTAGACTTAGATTTGAGTGACAATATCATGGTTTTAATTGAGGTGGAAGCATTTCTCGGCTTGCAAAGTATAATAACTCTGCGTCTTGCTCGCAACCACCTAAAGATTATCCATGTTGGGGCATTTGATGGTTTGCCAAAACTCAAGTTACTGGACATAAGCAGCAATGAGATCCTTGTTTTTCTAGATTTCACTTTCCGCGACTTAACTGCCCTGCAGTTTATTATAGCAGCAGATAATGACTTAGTATTTATTTCTCATCGAGCTTTCACTGGCCTCACTAGTCTGCAAGAGCTGCGTCTCGATGGCTGCAACTTCACTGCTGTGCCGACAGAGGCGCTCTCTCAGCTTGGCGGGCTGAGGATTCTCCATTTTCACAGATTTGGCCTCACAACGCTGCCAAACTACGCTTTTCGTCAGCTAGAGCATCTCAAGGAACTTGTCATTTCCCATTGCTGTCTGGAGAATCTGTCAGGAAACAGTCTCTTTGGACTAAATCTTACATCCCTAACTCTTAGACACTGCAACCTCAGTGCTGTCCCCTACACCCCTTTGCATCATCTTGTATATCTTGTGTACCTCGACCTTTCTTTTAACCCAATCACATACATTCATGGGAACCTTTTTGGGGAGTTGCTCCGGCTCCAGGAGCTCCATTTGGTGGGGGGATCATTGCTGCGTATCGATATTGGAGCATTCAGAGATTTGGCTAATTTCAAACTTCTGAATGTATCCAGAAACCTTCTCACCACACTTGAGGCAGGAGCTTTCCATTCAGTGGACACCCTTAGAAATCTGGGACTAGACAACAACCCACTAACATGCGACTGCCGCCTGCTGTGGATGGTGAGAAGGCAACTATATCTGGAGTTTGGTGGAAATCCACCGAGTTGCAGAACCTCAGTGCAGTTGCAGGGTTGGTATTTTCTGGACTTTACTGGTGCTGAACTACCAGGTCTGCTCACATGTCGACAGCCTCGTATTCTGAACCGCAAACCTCAAGAAGTGAGAGTGGATCAAGGACACACAGTGGTGTTTTACTGCAATGCAGAGGGTGACCCTGTGCCATCTGTCACTTGGATAAGCCCACAGCTAAAACCTCTATCACCCATCGGCAGAATACGGGCTCTCTCTAATGGCTCGCTGGAGGTTCGCTATGCTCAACCTCAGGACAGTGGTGCTTATTTCTGTGTGGCATCTAACGCGGCAGGAAATGACAGCATGCCAGTCAGCCTTCATGTCCGAGCCTTTCCAGCATCTTCCAAAAAAACCCTACGTCTTAAAGGCTGGTTTTCCTTTCCGTCCGCCTCTCCAGGTGTGAGTGGAAACCAGAATATCCCATTTGATGTAAAGACGTTACTGGTAGCTGCAACTATtggatttctttcatttttcagcTCTGTGAGCGTATGTTTCATCTTCATGCTCTTATGGAGTAAGAGTAAAGGGCAAATAAAGCACACAGCCACAATAGCATATGTGCCACGAAGTGCTCTGTCAAGTAGTAACGGAGGGAAAGGCAACTATATGGAGACAAGCAGGTTCACCATGAAACTAATATGA